From the Streptomyces sp. KMM 9044 genome, one window contains:
- a CDS encoding IS982 family transposase, with product MTNDLETLITALYVKIDDELGGPRWLGRPPLLTDSELVCAAVAQAMLGFTSEAHWLRYARKHLAGMFPYLPQQSGYNKRLRAALGLVKRVVRMLAKASDFWLDDCWIVDSTPVPCGMSRPTVKRSDLAGWAGYGYCASHSRFFWGLRLYLVCTPAGMPILWALADPKIGEREVLAAMLEVEAGVVAEHDGILLISDKGFAGRAFEQLLADHGITLLRPSRKREKARYGEPMLKKVRQLIESVNDTLKGQLDLEGHGGRSCAGVAVRVAQRILAMAAAIWLNNLTGAPITRSLIAYDH from the coding sequence GTGACGAACGACCTCGAGACCCTCATCACCGCACTGTACGTGAAGATCGACGACGAGTTGGGAGGGCCGCGTTGGCTGGGCAGGCCGCCGTTGCTGACCGACTCCGAGCTGGTGTGCGCCGCGGTCGCCCAGGCGATGCTCGGATTCACCTCCGAAGCCCACTGGCTGCGCTACGCCCGCAAGCACCTGGCCGGGATGTTTCCGTACCTGCCCCAGCAGTCCGGCTACAACAAACGCCTGCGCGCGGCGCTCGGCCTGGTCAAGCGGGTCGTCCGGATGCTCGCGAAGGCGTCCGACTTCTGGCTGGACGACTGCTGGATCGTGGACTCCACCCCGGTGCCGTGCGGCATGTCGCGGCCCACCGTGAAACGCTCCGACCTGGCCGGATGGGCCGGATACGGCTACTGCGCCAGCCACTCGCGGTTCTTCTGGGGGCTGCGGCTGTACCTCGTGTGCACCCCGGCCGGGATGCCGATCCTGTGGGCCCTGGCGGACCCCAAGATCGGCGAACGCGAGGTGCTGGCCGCGATGCTGGAGGTCGAAGCAGGCGTCGTCGCCGAGCACGACGGCATCCTGCTCATCTCCGACAAGGGCTTCGCCGGCCGAGCTTTCGAGCAGTTGCTGGCCGACCACGGCATCACCTTGCTGCGGCCCTCCCGCAAGCGCGAGAAGGCCCGGTACGGCGAGCCGATGCTGAAGAAGGTCCGCCAGCTGATCGAGTCGGTCAACGACACCCTCAAAGGCCAGCTCGACCTGGAGGGCCACGGAGGGCGCAGCTGCGCGGGCGTCGCGGTCCGCGTCGCCCAGCGCATTCTGGCCATGGCCGCCGCGATCTGGCTGAACAACCTGACCGGCGCACCGATCACTCGATCGTTGATCGCCTACGACCACTGA
- a CDS encoding TetR/AcrR family transcriptional regulator: MVAAGAALADEVGLAHLTMGLLAERLGVRPPSLYKHVGGQEDLNRRIAALACAEAADAVGDAIRGHAGRDALTAAARAFRTFVLEHPGRYTATIGVEPSGPDDPVATAGRRLLDAFTAVLRGYEIKEADVDHALRLLRSLFHGFATLQVANGFQWSADIDESFEWLISFTDRGLRAL; this comes from the coding sequence GTGGTCGCGGCCGGTGCCGCCCTCGCCGACGAGGTGGGCCTCGCCCACCTGACGATGGGTCTGCTCGCCGAGCGGCTGGGCGTGCGCCCCCCGTCCCTGTACAAGCACGTGGGCGGCCAGGAGGACCTCAACCGGCGCATCGCGGCCCTGGCGTGCGCCGAGGCCGCCGACGCCGTCGGCGACGCGATCCGGGGACACGCGGGCCGCGACGCCCTGACGGCCGCGGCACGCGCCTTCCGCACCTTCGTCCTGGAGCACCCCGGCCGGTACACCGCGACGATCGGCGTGGAACCGTCCGGCCCGGACGACCCGGTCGCCACCGCGGGCCGGCGGCTGCTGGACGCGTTCACGGCGGTCCTGCGCGGCTACGAGATCAAGGAAGCCGACGTGGACCACGCCCTGCGCCTGCTCCGCAGCCTCTTCCACGGCTTCGCCACCTTGCAGGTGGCCAACGGCTTCCAGTGGAGCGCCGACATCGACGAGAGCTTCGAGTGGCTCATCTCCTTCACCGACCGCGGCCTGCGCGCCCTGTGA
- a CDS encoding YDG/SRA domain-containing protein — translation MGIERVIGHVDGVPVGAVFHRRLDVMRAKLHQTNQRGISWLEDQDGRKVGDAIVLHGGYEDDEDHWEWIRYTGASKNKDKDPSGRLLRSQSWSYEDNAALRLSYERGHPIRVIRGYEGDPRYSPFDSYRYDGLYVITDVRTATSKRPALDGSPIDICQFDLRRLLDE, via the coding sequence ATGGGAATCGAACGAGTCATCGGGCATGTAGACGGTGTTCCTGTGGGCGCGGTCTTCCATCGAAGATTAGACGTAATGCGGGCAAAACTGCACCAAACGAACCAGCGAGGTATCTCCTGGCTTGAGGATCAGGACGGCAGAAAGGTCGGAGACGCGATAGTCCTGCATGGAGGCTATGAGGACGACGAAGATCACTGGGAGTGGATCCGGTACACCGGGGCTTCGAAAAACAAGGACAAGGATCCCAGTGGCAGGCTACTCCGAAGCCAGTCGTGGTCGTATGAGGACAACGCTGCGCTCCGACTCAGCTACGAGCGGGGGCACCCCATACGCGTGATTCGAGGATACGAGGGAGACCCGAGGTACTCACCATTCGACTCCTACAGGTATGACGGCCTGTATGTGATCACGGATGTTCGTACGGCTACCTCCAAGCGTCCGGCCCTTGATGGGTCACCGATTGATATTTGCCAGTTTGATCTACGCCGCTTGCTAGACGAGTAA
- a CDS encoding glycoside hydrolase: protein MIRRRSLLAAAGGTVLGSALATGTARADATIAVDPSAAFGTWEGWGTSLAWWANVFGGRDDFADLFFTTRSVPYGGRTLPGLGLNIARYNLGACGWNSVGGETMVESPNIPGFKQIEGYWQDWNNEDPASSAWKWTADATQRAMLLKAVQRGATTELFANSPMWWMCANHNPSGAAGGGNNLQSWNHRQHASHLAAVALYARNNWGVDFATVDPFNEPSSGWWTATGTQEGCHIDAPTQASVLAHLRTELDRRGLTGLRVSASDETGYDLARTTWNSFGSSTRALVSQVNVHGYQGSGGRRDLLYTDVVTNGRKILWNSETGDSDGTGMTMAGNLLYDFRWLHPTAWCYWQVMDPSPGWAMIAYDPNTLQPGAVQPKYYVMAQFSRHVRPGMTVLGTGVSYAVAALDRAARRLVIVAANTSASSQTLTFDLSRFSVTGGPGGLVPRWNTVTTGGGDLYTAHSDVRLNGTSVSVPFAPKSVQTLQLDGVTV from the coding sequence ATGATCCGACGCAGAAGCCTGCTCGCCGCGGCCGGCGGGACGGTCCTCGGAAGCGCCCTGGCCACCGGCACCGCCCGCGCGGACGCCACCATCGCCGTCGACCCGTCGGCGGCGTTCGGCACCTGGGAGGGCTGGGGCACCTCGCTGGCCTGGTGGGCGAACGTCTTCGGCGGCCGGGACGACTTCGCCGACCTCTTCTTCACCACCCGCTCCGTCCCGTACGGCGGACGGACACTCCCCGGTCTGGGCCTGAACATCGCCCGCTACAACCTCGGCGCGTGCGGCTGGAACAGCGTCGGCGGCGAGACGATGGTGGAGTCCCCCAACATCCCCGGCTTCAAGCAGATCGAGGGCTACTGGCAGGACTGGAACAACGAGGACCCGGCGTCCTCCGCCTGGAAGTGGACGGCGGACGCCACCCAGCGCGCGATGCTGCTCAAGGCCGTACAGCGGGGCGCGACCACCGAGCTGTTCGCCAACTCCCCGATGTGGTGGATGTGTGCCAACCACAACCCGTCCGGAGCGGCCGGCGGCGGCAACAACCTGCAGTCCTGGAACCACCGTCAGCACGCCTCCCACCTGGCCGCCGTCGCCCTGTACGCCCGGAACAACTGGGGCGTGGACTTCGCGACCGTCGACCCCTTCAACGAGCCGAGCTCCGGCTGGTGGACGGCGACGGGCACGCAGGAGGGCTGTCACATCGACGCACCGACGCAGGCGTCCGTCCTGGCGCACCTGCGCACCGAGCTGGACCGTCGGGGCCTGACCGGCTTGCGCGTCTCGGCCTCGGACGAGACCGGCTACGACCTCGCGCGGACGACGTGGAACTCCTTCGGCTCCTCCACCCGGGCGCTGGTCAGCCAGGTCAACGTGCACGGCTACCAGGGCTCGGGCGGCCGCCGCGACCTGCTGTACACGGACGTCGTGACCAACGGCCGCAAGATCCTGTGGAACTCGGAGACCGGCGACAGCGACGGCACCGGCATGACCATGGCCGGCAACCTCCTGTACGACTTCCGCTGGCTGCACCCGACGGCCTGGTGCTATTGGCAGGTCATGGACCCGTCACCGGGCTGGGCGATGATCGCGTACGACCCGAACACGCTCCAGCCCGGCGCCGTCCAGCCGAAGTACTACGTGATGGCCCAGTTCAGCCGCCACGTCCGCCCCGGCATGACCGTCCTCGGCACGGGGGTGAGCTACGCGGTGGCCGCCCTGGACCGCGCCGCCCGCCGCCTGGTGATCGTCGCGGCGAACACGTCGGCGTCGTCCCAGACCCTGACGTTCGACCTCTCCCGCTTCTCCGTGACGGGCGGCCCGGGCGGCCTGGTCCCGCGCTGGAACACGGTGACGACGGGCGGCGGCGACCTCTACACCGCCCACTCGGACGTCCGCCTGAACGGCACCTCGGTGAGCGTGCCCTTCGCCCCGAAGTCGGTCCAGACCCTGCAACTCGACGGGGTGACGGTGTGA
- a CDS encoding trypco2 family protein codes for MRSIGRAQAVEQLRRELGEAQDAGSGQQLRFEIDEVELELQVELTKGAGPQGKVTFGVVSAGGDAKIEKASTHRLLLRLSVRDEALGGERARVSRGQKRRWDEEDA; via the coding sequence GTGAGGAGCATCGGGCGGGCGCAGGCGGTGGAGCAGTTGCGGCGGGAGCTGGGAGAGGCGCAGGACGCGGGCTCCGGCCAGCAGTTGCGGTTCGAGATCGACGAAGTCGAGCTGGAGTTGCAGGTCGAGCTGACGAAGGGCGCGGGCCCACAGGGGAAGGTGACGTTCGGGGTCGTTTCGGCCGGGGGTGACGCGAAGATCGAGAAAGCCAGTACGCACCGGCTGTTGCTGCGGTTGAGCGTGCGCGACGAAGCGCTGGGCGGCGAAAGGGCCAGGGTGTCCCGGGGCCAGAAGAGGAGGTGGGACGAGGAGGACGCCTGA
- a CDS encoding fumarylacetoacetate hydrolase family protein — MKLLRVGTAGQERPALLDAGGTLRDLSGLVADIDGALLADGAALDRVRAAADAGELPALDATGLRTGPPLARIGKIVCIGLNYHDHARETGAEPPAEPVIFFKAADTVVGPHDTVLVPRGSTKTDWEVELAVVIGRTARYLGSAEEGLAHVAGYAVAHDVSEREFQIERGGTWDKGKNCETFNPLGPWLVTADDVADPQNLALRLWVNGELKQDGTTAEQIFPVGEVVRYVSRFMTLYPGDVVNTGTPAGVALGRPEPKPFLRAGDVVELEIDGLGRQRQVFGAA; from the coding sequence ATGAAGCTGCTGCGAGTCGGTACGGCGGGGCAGGAGCGGCCCGCGCTGCTCGACGCCGGCGGGACTCTGCGGGACCTGTCGGGTCTCGTCGCCGACATCGACGGGGCACTGCTCGCCGACGGGGCGGCGCTCGACCGCGTCCGGGCCGCCGCCGACGCCGGTGAGCTGCCCGCGCTCGACGCGACGGGGCTGCGGACCGGGCCGCCGCTGGCGAGGATCGGCAAGATCGTCTGCATCGGGCTGAACTACCACGACCACGCCCGTGAGACGGGGGCCGAGCCGCCCGCCGAGCCGGTGATCTTCTTCAAGGCGGCGGACACCGTCGTCGGGCCGCACGACACCGTGCTCGTGCCGCGCGGGTCCACGAAGACCGACTGGGAGGTCGAGCTGGCGGTCGTGATCGGGCGTACGGCGCGCTACCTCGGGTCCGCGGAGGAAGGGCTCGCGCATGTCGCCGGGTACGCCGTCGCGCACGACGTCTCCGAGCGGGAGTTCCAGATCGAGCGGGGCGGCACCTGGGACAAGGGGAAGAACTGCGAGACGTTCAACCCGCTCGGACCGTGGCTCGTCACCGCCGACGACGTCGCCGATCCGCAGAACCTCGCGCTGCGGCTGTGGGTCAACGGCGAGTTGAAGCAGGACGGGACGACCGCCGAGCAGATCTTCCCCGTGGGTGAAGTCGTGCGGTACGTCAGCCGGTTCATGACGCTGTACCCGGGGGACGTCGTCAACACCGGTACGCCGGCGGGGGTGGCGCTGGGCCGGCCGGAGCCGAAGCCGTTCCTGCGGGCCGGGGACGTGGTGGAGCTGGAGATCGACGGGCTGGGCCGGCAGCGGCAGGTGTTCGGCGCAGCGTAG
- a CDS encoding SEC-C domain-containing protein, with protein MRPDTPAENVDHTAEAARLERTADLYPQDIEALLLRAAAHLELSGDRPAAATLYDRLLATDAELENPSLVRALKASNLWEYGHEAEARAIIDGIRTAAPRDPAPWVIVAESLEAHDELEQAHETFTEAVELLLTDVPEPPTATHPLLFGRHRVRRMLGAAHDGWDALADSVHTLPITLDELHDPKRVWSLGSENPAELEAEITRLRAELGAYRTALSRPFPVAVLHWPADELTELLEACPALAAEYPSHEEHLATIETALRELAASGTPNLGIVTGTVPSYEAFAASEGTTPDDTDLLPQYATTLAARGRALPWPPQRSATCWCGSGRTYGECHGTTAV; from the coding sequence ATGCGCCCCGACACGCCCGCCGAAAACGTCGACCACACCGCCGAAGCGGCACGCCTGGAGCGGACCGCCGACCTGTATCCCCAGGACATCGAAGCCCTGCTGCTGAGGGCCGCCGCCCATCTCGAACTCTCCGGCGACCGCCCCGCCGCGGCCACCCTCTACGACCGGCTGCTGGCCACCGACGCGGAGCTGGAGAACCCGTCCCTGGTCCGCGCACTGAAGGCCTCGAACCTCTGGGAGTACGGCCACGAGGCGGAGGCCCGCGCCATCATCGACGGCATCCGCACCGCGGCCCCGCGCGACCCGGCTCCCTGGGTGATCGTCGCGGAGTCCCTGGAGGCCCACGACGAGCTGGAGCAGGCGCACGAGACGTTCACGGAGGCGGTGGAGCTCCTCCTCACCGACGTGCCGGAGCCTCCGACCGCCACCCACCCGCTCCTCTTCGGCCGCCACCGCGTGCGCAGGATGCTGGGCGCGGCGCACGACGGGTGGGACGCCCTGGCGGACTCCGTGCACACCCTGCCGATCACCCTGGACGAACTCCACGACCCGAAGCGCGTCTGGTCGCTGGGCTCGGAGAACCCGGCGGAGCTGGAGGCGGAGATCACCCGCCTGCGGGCGGAGCTGGGCGCGTACCGGACGGCGCTGTCCCGCCCCTTCCCGGTGGCGGTCCTCCACTGGCCGGCGGACGAACTGACCGAGCTCCTGGAGGCGTGCCCCGCCCTCGCCGCCGAGTACCCGTCGCACGAGGAGCACCTGGCCACGATAGAGACGGCCCTGCGCGAACTGGCCGCCTCGGGCACCCCCAACCTGGGCATCGTCACGGGCACCGTCCCCTCGTACGAGGCCTTCGCCGCGTCCGAGGGCACCACCCCCGACGACACCGACCTCCTCCCCCAGTACGCCACCACGCTGGCGGCCCGCGGCCGCGCCCTCCCGTGGCCCCCGCAGCGGTCGGCCACCTGCTGGTGCGGCTCGGGCCGCACGTACGGGGAATGCCACGGCACGACAGCGGTGTGA
- a CDS encoding heme-degrading domain-containing protein: protein MTQPEPTPTVEELEEQERRLVFRRFGHEDAWALGSLLVGLARERQAPVALDIHRAGQQLFHAALPGSTPDNDAWIARKRRVVERYGCASYLVGARHRAQGTTFEESSRLDPDTYAAHGGSFPIVLEGTGVIGAVTVSGLPQLQDHLMVVEALTRFLDTGAS, encoded by the coding sequence GTGACGCAGCCCGAACCGACCCCCACCGTCGAAGAGCTGGAGGAACAGGAACGCCGTCTGGTCTTCCGCCGGTTCGGCCACGAGGACGCCTGGGCGCTGGGCTCGCTCCTCGTCGGCCTGGCCCGGGAGCGGCAGGCCCCCGTCGCCCTCGACATCCACCGCGCCGGCCAGCAGCTCTTCCACGCGGCACTGCCCGGCTCGACCCCCGACAACGACGCCTGGATCGCCCGCAAGCGGCGGGTCGTCGAGCGGTACGGCTGCGCCTCGTATCTGGTGGGCGCCCGGCACCGCGCCCAGGGCACGACGTTCGAGGAGTCGTCGCGCCTCGACCCCGACACGTACGCGGCACACGGCGGTTCGTTCCCGATCGTCCTCGAGGGCACGGGGGTGATCGGCGCGGTGACGGTCTCCGGTCTTCCCCAGCTCCAGGACCACCTCATGGTGGTGGAGGCCCTGACCCGCTTCCTCGACACCGGCGCCTCCTGA
- a CDS encoding HNH endonuclease, protein MQTLLERRIVDVLAELEDEQDQQRDEQRCGEKFPRSRSMRVRRLIRDTAAAERIKSLHEGKCQLCGLQLVGPDGKTYSEGAHIRPLGKPHHGPDVEPNILHLCPNCHVRLDVGAVAIDEGWSIVMRADMSGAMLLPKLTLKGSHRVRQEYLHYHRTYWEKKGASRAR, encoded by the coding sequence GTGCAGACCCTGCTCGAACGTCGTATTGTTGATGTGCTGGCAGAGCTCGAAGACGAGCAAGACCAACAGCGCGACGAGCAGCGGTGCGGGGAGAAGTTCCCGCGATCGCGCAGCATGCGGGTGCGCCGCTTGATCCGGGATACGGCTGCCGCGGAGCGGATCAAGAGCCTCCATGAGGGCAAGTGCCAACTGTGTGGCCTCCAATTGGTCGGGCCAGATGGCAAGACATATAGCGAGGGCGCCCATATACGGCCTTTGGGGAAACCTCATCATGGTCCCGACGTCGAGCCCAACATCCTGCACTTATGCCCGAATTGTCACGTGCGGCTTGATGTTGGTGCGGTCGCGATAGATGAGGGCTGGTCTATCGTCATGCGTGCAGATATGTCGGGTGCGATGCTCTTGCCGAAGCTCACCCTGAAGGGCAGTCACCGAGTCCGGCAGGAATACCTCCACTATCACCGGACGTACTGGGAGAAGAAGGGCGCTAGTCGGGCGCGCTGA
- a CDS encoding YidC/Oxa1 family membrane protein insertase gives MSVFASLVGHLADLLRPLFGLSAAAAAIVLFTALVRLLVHPLSRAAARGQKARTELQPKIAELRRRYGRSPEKLQRALLELHTREKVSPLAGVLPSLFQLPAFFLLFYLFSNTTIGGRPNELLGHELFTAPLGGRWADALGDGGLLGGAGLVYVGLFAVVVAVAAFSCRLTKRSMAANSALTGAGTGTGAGAAAPVAVPGMGAVVKVMPFLSFFTLVTVAVVPLAAALYVVTSMAWGVVERAVLYR, from the coding sequence ATGTCCGTTTTCGCCAGCCTGGTCGGGCACCTGGCCGACCTGCTCCGGCCGTTGTTCGGCCTCTCCGCGGCCGCCGCCGCGATCGTCCTGTTCACCGCGCTCGTACGACTCCTCGTCCACCCCCTGTCCCGGGCCGCCGCGCGCGGGCAGAAGGCGAGGACCGAACTCCAGCCGAAGATCGCCGAGTTGCGGCGCCGGTACGGCCGCAGCCCCGAGAAACTCCAGCGGGCCCTCCTCGAACTGCACACCCGGGAGAAGGTGTCGCCGCTGGCCGGCGTCCTGCCCAGCCTCTTCCAACTGCCCGCCTTCTTCCTGCTGTTCTACCTGTTCTCGAACACCACGATCGGCGGGCGGCCCAACGAACTGCTCGGCCACGAGCTGTTCACCGCGCCGTTGGGCGGCCGATGGGCCGACGCCCTGGGGGACGGAGGCCTGCTCGGCGGGGCGGGGCTCGTGTACGTCGGGCTGTTCGCGGTCGTGGTGGCGGTCGCGGCCTTCAGCTGTCGGCTGACCAAGCGGTCGATGGCGGCGAACTCGGCCTTGACCGGCGCGGGTACGGGTACGGGCGCCGGTGCCGCGGCACCCGTCGCCGTGCCGGGGATGGGCGCGGTGGTCAAGGTGATGCCGTTCCTGTCGTTCTTCACGCTCGTCACCGTGGCCGTCGTGCCGCTGGCCGCCGCGCTGTACGTGGTCACCAGCATGGCGTGGGGCGTGGTGGAACGGGCGGTGCTCTATCGGTGA
- a CDS encoding DUF6412 domain-containing protein, translating to MRSVSAAVAVLLPLLQVLLLVLPAADGLSGLSGTVALAATTAAAATLTVCAVVLARCAPVVPPTRVRTAIRDRDRRTAFLPQRDPDARGRTRPRAPGHGLPATAA from the coding sequence GTGCGCAGCGTTTCTGCCGCGGTCGCCGTGCTGCTCCCGCTGCTCCAGGTCCTCCTGCTCGTGCTGCCGGCCGCCGACGGTCTCTCCGGACTCTCCGGCACCGTCGCGCTCGCCGCAACCACGGCTGCCGCCGCCACCCTCACCGTGTGCGCCGTCGTCCTCGCGCGCTGCGCTCCCGTCGTGCCGCCCACCCGGGTGCGTACGGCGATACGCGACCGTGACCGGCGTACCGCCTTCCTGCCGCAGCGTGACCCCGACGCCAGGGGCCGTACCCGGCCCAGAGCCCCCGGGCACGGCCTCCCGGCGACCGCCGCATAA
- a CDS encoding alpha/beta fold hydrolase, protein MPEHLPVDGGTIAYEVTGSGPLIVLAHGMGDSRAAYSAVVPQLVAAGYRVAAVDLRGCGESSVDWPAWSRTAVAGDLLAVIRHLGGPAVLVGHSFSGGAATIAAAQEPSLVTAVVELAPFTRGQSIRLGDLRVRRFRRGMLRLLGAGVFGSVPLWRSYLDVAYPGAKPAGWAERLGRIDSLLREPGRMKALQGMGRSAPTDAGAQLGNVRCPVLVVMGTLDPDWADPHAEGSAVVGALPSGLGRLEMIEDAGHYPHDQFPDRVVSLVLAFLRSDTTRA, encoded by the coding sequence ATGCCCGAACACCTTCCCGTCGACGGCGGCACGATCGCTTACGAGGTGACGGGATCCGGCCCGCTGATCGTCCTCGCGCACGGCATGGGCGACAGCCGCGCCGCGTACAGCGCCGTGGTCCCGCAGCTGGTGGCGGCGGGTTACCGGGTCGCCGCGGTCGATCTGCGCGGCTGCGGCGAGTCGAGCGTCGACTGGCCGGCCTGGAGCCGCACCGCCGTCGCCGGCGACCTGCTCGCCGTGATCCGCCACCTGGGCGGGCCGGCCGTACTCGTCGGCCACTCGTTCTCCGGCGGCGCCGCCACCATCGCCGCCGCGCAGGAGCCCTCGCTGGTCACCGCGGTGGTCGAGCTGGCGCCGTTCACCCGGGGGCAGTCGATCCGCCTCGGCGACCTGCGGGTGCGGCGCTTCCGCCGGGGCATGCTGCGGCTGCTCGGCGCGGGCGTCTTCGGCAGCGTGCCGTTGTGGCGCTCGTACCTCGACGTGGCCTACCCCGGCGCGAAGCCGGCCGGCTGGGCCGAGCGGCTCGGCCGCATCGACTCCCTGCTGCGCGAGCCGGGCCGGATGAAGGCCCTGCAGGGCATGGGCCGCAGCGCCCCGACCGACGCCGGCGCACAGCTCGGCAACGTCCGCTGCCCGGTCCTGGTCGTGATGGGCACGCTCGACCCCGACTGGGCCGACCCGCACGCCGAGGGTTCGGCGGTCGTCGGCGCCCTGCCGTCCGGCCTCGGCCGCCTGGAGATGATCGAGGACGCCGGGCACTACCCTCACGACCAGTTCCCCGACCGGGTGGTGTCGCTCGTGCTCGCCTTCCTCCGCTCGGACACCACCCGTGCCTAG